One Aegilops tauschii subsp. strangulata cultivar AL8/78 chromosome 7, Aet v6.0, whole genome shotgun sequence genomic window carries:
- the LOC109765262 gene encoding O-fucosyltransferase 15 isoform X2: MLTRLLALAAHALAEVDNRPEPKDLWKEPINATLWKPCSDQRDWEASGNISSSEGTNGYIIISANGGINQQRVAICNAVTISRLLNATLVIPKFLYSNVWLDKSQFRDIYQEDYFIKYLKPDIRIVKELPLELQSLDLEAIGSLVNDTDVMKEAKPSIYVKKILPILLKNRVVHFVGFGNRLSFDPIPFQLQRLRCRCNFHALRFVHKIQETGALLVERLHGHMPHLSPLQDNLLGHFAGKSVPGGNRNGSSKYLAVHLRFEIDMVAYSMCYFGGGKDEEEELEMYRQIHFPALTEIKRTTKLPSAAFLRSEGKCPLAPEEAVLMLAAIGFKRRTSIYIAGAEIYGGGRRMAAISRLYPALVTKETLLSPSELEPFRNFSSQLAALDFIACASADAFAMTDPGSQFSSLVQGYRMYYGGGDLPTLRPNKRRLASILVKNATIEWKEFETRVNKLIQQTKQVHERPIARSIFRHPRCPECMCRTDN, translated from the exons ATGCTCACACGCCTGCTCGCTTTGGCGGCCCATGCTTTGGCAGAG GTAGATAATAGGCCAGAACCCAAAGACCTATGGAAAGAGCCAATAAATGCTACTTTGTGGAAACCTTGCTCTGACCAAAGGGATTGGGAAGCATCAGGCAATATCAGTTCATCAG AGGGAACCAATGGTTACATCATCATCAGTGCAAATGGTGGAATAAACCAGCAAAGGGTAGCG ATATGTAATGCCGTTACCATATCCCGGTTGCTCAATGCAACTCTTGTCATTCCAAAGTTCTTGTACAGTAATGTCTGGCTGGACAAAAG CCAGTTTCGAGATATATATCAGGAGGATTATTTTATCAAATATTTGAAACCTGATATTCGGATTGTGAAGGAGCTTCCTTTGGAGTTGCAATCGTTAGATTTGGAGGCAATTGGTAGCCTT GTTAATGATACAGATGTCATGAAAGAGGCAAAACCAAGTATATATGTAAAAAAGATACTACCAATTTTACTGAAGAACAGAGTTGTCCACTTTGTAGGATTTGGCAACCGCTTATCTTTTGACCCGATACCATTTCAACTTCAG AGATTGCGATGCAGATGTAACTTTCATGCTCTTCGTTTTGTACACAAAATACAAGAAACTGGTGCATTACTCGTAGAGAGATTGCATGGCCACATGCCCCATCTGTCTCCTTTGCAAGATAATCTTTTAGGTCATTTTGCTGGGAAATCCGTCCCCGGTGGGAACAGGAACGGGTCGTCCAAATATCTAGCAGTTCATCTCAGATTTGAGATTGATATGGTTGCATACTCAATGTGTTACTTTGGTGGTGGGAAAGATGAGGAAGAGGAATTAGAGATGTATCGTCAAATTCATTTTCCTGCTCTGACAGAAATCAAGAGGACAACAAA ATTGCCCTCTGCTGCTTTCTTGCGATCTGAAGGCAAATGCCCCCTTGCACCTGAAGAAGCTGTGCTTATGCTCGCTGCTATTGGTTTCAAGCGCAGGACTAGTATATACATTGCAGGTGCTGAAATTTATGGAGGGGGGCGTAGGATGGCTGCCATAAGTCGCCTTTATCCTGCTTTAGTAACTAAAGAAACACTTCTGTCCCCATCGGAGCTTGAACCATTCAGAAACTTCTCATCGCAG TTGGCAGCTCTGGACTTTATTGCATGTGCATCAGCTGATGCATTTGCTATGACTGACCCAGGCAGCCAGTTCTCTTCTCTTGTTCAAGGATACCGCATGTACTATGGTGGTGGGGACCTTCCCACATTAAGACCAAATAAGCGTCGCCTAGCCAGCATACTTGTGAAGAATGCCACAATAGAGTGGAAGGAATTTGAAACTAGAGTAAACAAACTCATACAACAAACTAAGCAAGTCCATGAGAGGCCAATTGCAAGGAGCATATTCAGACATCCGCGTTGTCCAGAGTGTATGTGCAGAACAGATAATTGA